In a single window of the Arthrobacter zhangbolii genome:
- a CDS encoding M23 family metallopeptidase, producing the protein MSKHAASGRRRASAPVTPARQRNSTSSGRRRAETKTISVGGAAQKVAITAATSGLILTAALPTTAAAGDPAVQSEPVVATSTPVQADPNANVGFARAGLSSAFDPDAKLASVTVAAGSTVVPAAAKGTLSTPLDVALIETSGFGHRVSPITGEAGEMHNGQDFAATCGTAVNAAASGTVVFAGWHPYGGGNRVVIDHGNGVETTYNHLSSAAVTVGTEIKRGHLVGASGTTGASTGCHLHFEVVVNGEVVDPRDWL; encoded by the coding sequence TTGTCGAAGCATGCTGCTTCGGGCCGGCGCCGTGCGTCTGCTCCTGTTACGCCTGCGCGTCAGCGCAACTCAACGTCCTCCGGCCGCCGGCGGGCTGAAACCAAGACCATCTCCGTTGGGGGAGCCGCCCAGAAGGTTGCCATTACCGCTGCCACGTCGGGCCTGATCCTCACCGCGGCCCTGCCGACGACGGCGGCTGCCGGGGACCCCGCAGTGCAGTCGGAACCGGTTGTAGCGACAAGTACGCCAGTACAGGCTGATCCGAATGCCAATGTCGGCTTCGCCAGGGCAGGTTTGAGCAGCGCCTTCGATCCGGACGCCAAGCTCGCCTCGGTTACGGTTGCTGCCGGCAGCACGGTGGTTCCCGCCGCGGCCAAGGGCACACTCTCCACTCCGCTGGACGTCGCCCTCATCGAAACCTCCGGGTTCGGACACCGCGTCAGCCCCATCACCGGTGAAGCCGGCGAAATGCATAATGGCCAGGACTTCGCTGCCACCTGCGGCACCGCCGTAAACGCCGCTGCCTCCGGCACGGTCGTTTTTGCCGGCTGGCACCCCTATGGCGGGGGCAACCGTGTGGTGATTGACCACGGCAACGGCGTAGAGACCACGTACAACCACCTGTCCAGCGCAGCAGTCACCGTGGGTACCGAAATCAAGCGCGGACACCTGGTGGGCGCAAGCGGAACCACTGGCGCTTCCACCGGCTGCCACCTGCATTTTGAGGTCGTAGTTAACGGCGAAGTGGTCGACCCGCGGGACTGGTTGTAA